The genomic stretch ATACACTAATCAGTCAGTCAGAGAactgataaaaattattttgatctAAAACATCCAgaatctaattttttcttttctgaaaacctTATTGTTTAAACCACTTATTATCAGTGTGTATTTTTCTTTAGATATTGATAAATTCACGTGTTGTATTATGTATAATTCACTCATTTTAAAGTATGcattacaaaaattaaattatttgccCTTGAAAGGATCAAGGCATGAACTGttctcaattaaaattttaaatgtgacaACTTATAAAAAGTTAGTTCTTTAGAAATTTCACATATTTAGTAAaaggagaatttaaaaaaaaagcccaactCTTAATACAAACAGTTGAAGAATTTTGTACCCAATAGAGAATAGTCTCTAGAGTAATTTGTTTAATTATCTGCTTAAATAGATCGAGAACTTGGGGAAGTTCTAAATAGCCTAGGGCTAAAATTagagattttgctttgttttgttttgtttttatttaggcCTTCATTGTGACCTTTTGGGATCAAAACCAACTCGCTAAATCTAGAAACTCTCCCACTAACATTAACAACGCCTCAAAACTCTAAGAATAAGTTAGCTGCGCAATAATACCATAATACACCATGGGGGGAAAAGTTATTTGTTTATCCTCTGGCATTTGTTACTGAACCACAGTATGCACACACTTTTAGCTCTCAGAGGATGAATTACCAAATATATTATTAGAAACCAGGACATTCTCTGGCCCTGCTCAAGCTACAGGGACAACAGCCTACTTAATCACATCCTGGGTTTATGTATCATCAAAATGAACGACACCATTTGTGGTCACACCGTCAATCCATGCTCTCAGGAACAACCAAGAATTAATAAGTTAGAGGCTGTGTCTACAGCCCGCAGAGTAGAATTCAACTCTAAATTCCAAGCAAGAATAAGTTAAAACCTCTAGATAGCATGTGCacatttttaagtataaataaataaataaataaataaataaataaataaacgaaatGTAAGTTTGTAATAGAAATCTTTAAGTTTGGGAGGAACTTGAGAGAAAGGCACTGGATCCAAGTCATTACAGAATGATAGTCTAAGCCAAAAATACTCATATATGTTCAGTTTCACCATCTTCCTCATTATCTATAGGTGATGTGACCTAAATAACTGTGTATGTATGGTAATATATTGCCAGCTCCTGATATAACCACATGCACAGTGCTCCACTCCTAAATAAGTGTGCAGCCAGTGTTCCTCCTTTACTCTCAGGTGGAACTCCTGTTTCAAGCCTGACCTCATGTTGCCTACATCCCATTTCTTTCCAGGCATTCCCTCAGAAGAACATCTGTTCCCCTGAGATCTTTCTGCAGGGTTTACACTCAGGGAAGGAAACCATATTTGAAGTTTCAGTCCAGTGAGGCACATACACTTTAGAATAGTCTACACCACCATTAtctgcaacaacaaaaaccatatgGATAAAGAAGAGTTTCTGAAAAGAGTTCCTGATAAAAGACAGTAGTCTCAATAAAATGAACTTaaatgtagattttctttttttaaaaaaataaggaggaCGCTTTGAATATATTATAGAATTTACAGAGGTTACATTCAGCAATTATTAAATTAGATGAGCCCTTGCACTCTATGTATGTTACTAGGGGCAGTGAAAGGTCAAATATGTAGTAGCTACAGGGAAGAGATTATTAGATCACTTAGAGACatacatttatatctatatctgtctctctatctgtaaAAAAATCATATGTGAAAAAGTATATAAAAGGCTTTAAAAGGAAAATCCCTAGCACTGAGATTTCCCAAGTCAAGGAAATATAGCTTAATATCAGACATCTGAAATGATGATCGACCAAACTCTGATACTGGGAGTGAATAAACAGTTTATACGAAGGTAAATAAATAGAGTTTTCAGGTAGAATATTGCCTAGATAACACTGATGAAGggagttcttttcatttttctccttataGATATTAACAGATTCTTAGCTTTAAGATTGTTGGAGAAATTTCTACTAAGACAGTGTTAGTCTTTTTGTACCATGCACACAAGGATCTATGACAAGTTTCACATAGTTCACTTTTGATCAATTCTACATGGATTTCCTCCTTAAAGAATTGCCAAATATGCTTGTCATATTGGattctataatctcagcatttgaatGGTAGAGGCAAGAGGTCATCCTCGATTAattagtgagtctgaggctagcctcagATACATGatgcactgtctcaaaaaccaaatataaGATTAGTCAAAGAAGTAGGAAGTAGGGTTGTTTTATTTGAATACAACTAtgcataaactttaaaaatataaacaagcatTTTAAACAATCAACGCCAAcacatttctttctaattttgtaTTATATCAGTAACCTCTAATGGGCAATTCATGAAGTGATTGCATTTCGAAATTCCAAATTCTTTGAGAGAAACCAAACATGAAACTAAATATCCCATACCTGACACACCCCAATAATATGGGGGCACCACAAAAATCAATATATCTATTACGAAAGACATCTCCACTCCctacatgcatatttatatatttgtccccctccccctccactttcTTTCCTGGTGTATCACAGGCTCATTAGACTCTGTGGCTTAGAAACAGTAAGGTGAGCTTCAATTCTCTCCTCTCCCAGCTTTCCCAATAAAGTAAGTTAACCATTAAACAAAGTTGCTTTAGCCTCAAGATATCTCTAAGTTCAGATATCCCATACTAGAAACTGCAACAGTATCTAAGCAGTCCTAGTCTCTTCTATCAGACTTCCCTCTGGTTCCTCAAATTCTGTCACTCACTCTCTGACCAGTGTAAGAAGAAGGAACATTGTCTCTAAAACTGTTGTCTACCAACTTGAAACCTAATGGTTACAAGCCTTTATGTTACAGTATCTTGGTTTCTTTGCTCTTGATTAAATCCAAACATCTTAGCCTATCATTCAGTCTTATGTTCCTTCTCTGATCTCAGCTCTCTAGGTTCCTCTCCTAAACTGCCACATGGTGATTAGCTGAGTGAAGACATTCACCTCACTGGAATCATAGGGTTAGTTTTGAATTAAGAAACAGAGTGCCACATATTGTTCCAAGGAGAACCTTGTTACTCTAATTAGAACGGAAGGTGAAATTTCTAAAGAGCAAGATAATTTATACACATGGTGTCAGAACCTGTTTCTAAAAGTTCTCTTCTGCTGGGATAGAATTATATATTTGAGGTCACAGCCAATGACGGAGAACAGGAAAGATTGAGCACCCCCACAAAGGTCCTCATTTTGAACAAAGATTATCAGTGAATCCAGTTGAATAAGAAAGTTTACAGTGGTTGAGAGAGGCAACCAGGTATTTGCCACATCCCCAAGCTCACCAGCCCCAACTAGCTCCTGTCCAGCTGCAAAGATGATCCTACGTGCCAGGACACAAGCTGGGTCACTAACAATGCTGTGCTGGCATTATGCCCTTTGTCCCTCAAAAGAgctcattttctattttactctACTCTCACCATTTAGAAAACGGTTAAATTCATATGTTTTTCATACCTATAATTGGACTAAAATCTGGGGTAACCACTGTGCTTCTGAGGTCTGATACTTTGGGGGAAAAATTAGAATGAGTCCAAATATTCTACCTAATTCAAATGATTGTTTCAAAAAAAGAGGAATTTGAGCATGTATAAGAATTCTGTAATAACTATATAGAACTCTTCTTATATATGCTCAAATTTTACATGCTAGCCTTCAGGTACATATCTTGGGTTGTTGGGTATTGTAGAAGAGTGTACTACAGGGCTTCAGCCCAGCTGACCAATGAGTGGGCTATGGGTTTGtgaaaggagagatggagaaggagggacCATTAAGTGCCTTGCTGCCTGAGTTctgctttcctcctccctctgaggGTGAGCTGGGATCTCATCTGAGCTAAGGGCCCAGCTATCAATGGGAACTGTGAAACAGTCCAAGGGACATCAATACTAGGTCCCCAACAACTGCAGTTTCCTGGGGAATGATGTGGAAAATGCTCAGCCAAAGACGAAGAAGGTCTTACCCTCTGGGACAATGTCCCCTGCTGGGAACTGGTTCATCAGGCCATCTGGTCCCTTATTAAGACCATAATTACCCTAGGACTAAGTAGAGGTGTTGATGTCCAATGAGTGCTTTCTGCAGACCTAGCACCAGGCAAGTGTTTGGAAACTGCAGCTTCAGCCCCTCTGGCCATCTGCCTACCCACCCCACCTGGAGCCCTTAATGGGCCAAACAGCAAAGTCCAGGGGGCAGAGAGGAGGTACTTTGGACTATAAAGCTGGTGGGCACCCAGTAACCCCCAGCCCTTAGTGACCAGCTATAATCAGAGACCATCAGCAAGCAGGTATGTACTCTCCTCTTTGGGCCTGACTCCTCAGCCAAGACTCCAGCGACTTTCGGGAGGATGTGGGCTCCTTTCTTACATGGATCTTTTGCTAGCCTCAACCCTGCCTATCTTTCAGGTCATTGTTTCAACATGGCCCTGTTGGTGCGCTTCCTACCCCTGCTGGCCCTGCTTGCCCTCTGGGAGCCTAAACCTACCCAGGCTTTTGTCAAACAGCATCTCTGTGGTCCCCACCTGGTGGAGGCTCTCTACCTGGTGTGTGGGGAGCGTGGCTTCTTCTACTCACCCAAGTCCCGCCGTGAAGTGGAAGACCCACAAGTGGAACAACTGGAGCTGGGAGGAAGCCCCGGGGACCTTCAGACCTTGGCGTTGGAGGTGGCCCGACAGAAGCGTGGCATTGTGGATCAGTGCTGCACCAGCATCTGTTCCCTCTACCAGCTGGAGAACTACTGCAACTAAGgcccaccccgacccccacccccacccccctgcaatGAATAAAACCTTTGAATGAGCACCAAAAAGGGAGTTCTATAATGAATGAAAAAGGGTTGTGTATATAGACATCTTTTTCTCTGGCATTTATTATCATGCTAGCATACTATTAAACCGTTGTTAGGTTGAATGATTATGTAATCATGTATGAAGCTCATGATAAAACACCAGAAATAATTCAAGTATCTGGAATTCTGCTTCCTGCCCGGGAAGGTAGGCAACCGTGTAAAGGCCACTGAAGCTACTAGTCTAAAAGTGActtatctctgtctttgtctcacaCCCTGGTGCTATGATAAAACCCTGACAACAGCAACTGACTCCTGAGAGAAAGGATTATTCTAGCTCACAATTCTAGGTAACAAACAATCCATCCATAGCAGGCAAGTCACAGCAACGGAACCTCAGGGAACTGCTCCTATTATTCCCACAATCAAGAGTAGTGACCAATAAATAAGTGGAgcttttctccaaaaaaaaaaaaaaaaaaaaaaaaaagaacagaaacattgGCTACCGTTCAAGCATGAGTGCTAGGCTGCTCATTGTCTAAGTTAATCCCATCTGTGGATTTGGGATGTAACTTTTACTTGGTCTCGGGTCCATTCAGTAATTTTCAAATGCAAAGAGTGATAGTAAAATGCCCTCTCAGCAGTGAGCAGCTGTGCTGGGGAGCCTAGGCAAGGGGGAAATGGATCAGGAAGATTAATCAGGAGCTACTTCCATTACCTAAGGCCTTTGTTTTCTTAGACTTCTACATTTAGTGATCCAGAAAGCTAGTGGACATTTCAAGTAAAGCGTCATTTGTCACTGgcaacaaatatttatcaaacCCAGAATCATGTGGAAAGGGACACAGAAAACTCCTTACTTCTTCACTGCTGAAAAAATAGGTGAAAACAAGGCCAAACAAATTAACCCAAAGGAGATAATAAAAACTgggagaatggaaagaaaaaaaaaat from Mus caroli chromosome 19, CAROLI_EIJ_v1.1, whole genome shotgun sequence encodes the following:
- the LOC110286053 gene encoding insulin-1, encoding MALLVRFLPLLALLALWEPKPTQAFVKQHLCGPHLVEALYLVCGERGFFYSPKSRREVEDPQVEQLELGGSPGDLQTLALEVARQKRGIVDQCCTSICSLYQLENYCN